DNA sequence from the Bacteroidales bacterium genome:
CAACCTCCGACTTTGACGGGAGATATGACCTCATGGTTCCCCCGGATGCAACACATTTACAGGTTACTTTTGTAGGTTACAAACCCAAAGAGATTTTAATTGATGCAGCAAATATTAATATCCCACTTGATTTAGCCGCCCTGGCTCTCGAAGAATTTGTTGTTGGCTCCATGCCTTCAAGGGTTGCTGGTGTGCAGGTAACCTCATATGCAATACCTAAACAAAAAGCGATTGCTCAGCCGGTAAGAACAACCATGAAAGAATACCAGACAACCGTTGAAATTGAAGTAGATGAACCGTATTCAGTAAAATCGGGCGGGGAAAAACTTGGAGTTGATCTGCGCAAATACCAGATTGAAGCCGATTATACTTACCAGGTTGTTCCAAAGGTGGATAAGGATGCTTTTCTTATCGCAAGGATCACCAACTGGGATCAGTATAACCTTTTACAGGGCGAAGCCAATCTTTATTACGAAGAAACCTATGTTGGCCGCTCTATTCTTGATACCAGGGCCATTCAGGACACGCTTGCTATTTCACTGGGGCGCGATCAGAATATAGTGGTCAGAAGAGAAAAAGTTGAGCAGTTCTCACGGAGAAGAATATTAGGCAGCAACATGCTTGATAGCCGCGGATTCAACATTACAGTGAGGAATACAAAGTCACAGCCTGTGAAGATCACTGTTTTCGATCAGGTTCCCGTTTCTGTTGTGAGTGATATTTCTGTAGCAATCACAGAGCTTTCAGGCGCGAAACACGATGAACAAAGTGGTAAAATTTCGTGGGAACTGAATCTTGCACCACAGGAGCAAAAAGAATTGAACTTTCAGTATGAGGTAAAGTATCCCGGTCGGGAAAGGGTAATATTTGAATGATTTAGAAGTACCTTATTCCTGAAAATACACCCGTTTTACCCTTCTTGAAATACCAGTAAGTACTTCGTAAGGAATGGTTTGCATGGCTTTTGCCAGGGCAGTGATGGGGTGGGAGGGAGAAAAAATGATCACCTCATCACCTTCGTGGGCCGGAATGTCCGTTATATCAATCATGCACATGTCCATACTGATATTGCCGGTGATGGGAGCAGGTTTTCCGTGAACCAGCAAACTGTACTTTCCGTTGCTCAGGCTGCGGCTGAGACCGTCGGCATAACCTACCGGCACAATGGCAATCTGCATATCCTTTACAGCTTTGAATTCCCGGTTATAGCCTATGGTTGATCCGGCAGAAATAAACCTGATTTGCGAGATAATGCTTTTCAATGTACTCACATGCTCCAGGAATGGCTGTTCATCCGAAAGATTGCTGATGCCGTACAACCCGATTCCCAACCTCACCATATCATGTTGCGCCTGCGGAAAACGGGCGATGCCGGCCGTGTTCAGGATATGTTTCAGGAAGCCATAACCCAATCCGGTTTGCAGTTCGCTGCACATGCGTTCAAAAGCTTCAATCTGCTGGTATGTGAACCCATCGTGATTGGGATCGTCGCTGGCGGCAAGATGTGAAAAAACGGATGCAACTTCAAATTTCGAATCCTTAAGTCTACTTATAAGTTGCGAAATATCGCCTTCATCAAATCCCAGGCGGTGCATGCCGGTATCAAGCTTGATGTGAATTTTTAAATGAGCATCCAAAGGTTTTCCGAACCGTTCATTTGCCTGTTCCAGCAAACTGAGGGTTCGAAGGTTGTAGATTTCAGGTTCGAGATTAAATTTAAAAATCCATTCATAGCCTTGTTCCTCGGGGTTCATCACCATAATGGGAAGCCTGATGCCGGCCTTGCGCAATTCCACACCTTCATCCGCATTAGCTACCGCAAGATAGTCAGCGCGGTGAAACTGCAGCACATTGGCGATCTCAAAACTGCCGCTGCCATAAGAAAAAGCTTTCACCATGGCTATGGTTTTCACACCGGGCCTTAGTTTGCTGCGATAAAAATTCAGATTATGCAGCAATGCATCCAGGTTCACCTCCAAAACGGTTTCATGGGTTTTTTGCTGCAGCGCTTGTATGATCCTTTCAAACCCAAACACCCTCGCGCCTTTTATCAGCATGCTTTCATCCCTGAAATCCAATGCCGGAAGCGCCTCCGACAAGGTTTTGGTGCTGGCGAAGAATGCTGCATTTCCCTTGAATTTATCTTGTTGTCTCATCATGGCAGGCCCCACTCCAATAAAACGGTTCGGGTTTTTGTTGTTGATAAGTTGGGCGATTTCGGCATACAAATCTGCTTCATTGCGCCCGCTTTGCAGCATATCTGACAAAATCACCGTTTTCCTGCGATGCTGGTTTTGCTGCTGCAGGAAATCAAGGGCGATGCCCAAAGATGAAAGGTCGGAACTGTAACTGTCGTCAACCAGCGAGCAATTGTTGATGCCTTCCTTGAGCGTGAGGCGCATGGCCACCGGGTGTAATTGCAGCATCCGCTCGGCAATTATTTCAATTGCGAACCCAAAGTGCAGCAGTGTGAGCCAGCAATGAATGGCGTTTTCCACAGAGGCTTCATCGGTAAATGGAACATTGATCGCAATTTCTGAATTGTTATACACAGCTTTTATATGTGTGCCGCTTTCTTGTTTTTCGCAGGAAAGGATTTGCAGATTGGCAATGTTTTGCCTGCTCCATGTGATAAGCCGTGGTTTGCGACTCCATTGCAAACTGTCGTAAGCTTCGATAATTTGTTTCTGATCGGCACAACAAATCAGTTCATTGCAATTCCTGAACAGTTCAAGTTTTTCACTTGCTTTTTGAAGGCCGGATTCAAAGTTTTCGTCATGAGCCGGGCCGAGGTTCGTAAAAATACCAAGCGTTGGTTGGATGATTTTTTCAAGCTTTTCCATTTCACCGGGTAGAGAAATCCCTGCCTCAAAAACACCAAGTTCATGGCCTTCATCCATTTGCCATACCGATAACGGCACCCCTATCTGAGAATTGTAACTTTTGGGGTTTCGAACCACATGCCTGTCGTTGCCCATAAGTTGCCACAGCCACTCTTTGACAATGGTTTTGCCATTACTGCCTGTAATCCCGATCACCGGAATATTAAATAATCCGCGACGGTGAGCTGCAAGTGCCTGAAGTGCGTCAAGGGTATCATTAACAAGTACAAAACTGGCATTACTTTGCAGCCACTCAGGTTTGGGTTCTGAACTGATAACAAAATTGCGGATCCCTTTTTCAATTAACTCAGGAATGTATTTGTGACCATCGTTTCGTTGGGTCACAATAGCAAAAAAAACATCGGCCTGAATGGAAACCGGTTTGCGGCTGTCAATTAGCAGGTGGTGGATCGCCGCATCAACATCGTTCCCCGGAAACAGTTTCCCGTGGGTGATTTCGGCTATTTTACGGGCTGTATATACGTACGCAGACATTTGTCAGAAGTTCAAGGTTCAAGGTTCCGGGTTCCAGACTGTTTCCGCCGGAAATGCATTGAAGTTTATACAATGGTCATACAGTAGTCAAACAATAGTCATTCACTTGAGCTTCAAAGTTGCCATTTTGCCAACTGCCAACTGCTACTGCCAACTTGTTCCATGTCTCTTAGCCCTTTAGTCTCCATGTCTCATCTTCCCATCTTCTCATTTTCACACCTTCTCATCTTCCCAGCATCTTACGATTCCGCTGCATCATTCCTGTCATCGCGGTGATTGACCAGTGGATTGCTTGTAAGTTCTTCGTATAAAACGCGGTTGCGGAAGATATCGCAGGCAAGGTAAAGCGCTTCCCTGAATGAGTCAGGTGATGCCATGTCTTTTCCAGCAATCTCATATGCTGTACCGTGAGCCGGGGAGGTTCGCACAATAGGCAAACCAGCCGTAAAATTCACACCCGATTCAAAAGATAAAGTTTTGAATGGAAGCATTCCCTGATCGTGATACATGGCAAGTATGCCGTCGAATTCACGGAATTTGAATGAGCCGAAAAATCCGTCGGCAGGAAATGGGCCATAAACGAGCATGCCGTCATTGAATAACTCCTGCACCACCGGTGTAATCATGTTGACTTCTTCCTCGCCAATCATTCCGTTTTCGCCGGCGTGTGGGTTCAGGCCCAAGACTGCTATTTTAGGTTTGCCGATATTAAAATCCCGTATTAACGAATCGTGCAAAGTCCTTATTTTTTTGAGAATTAATTCCTTGCTGAGCGCTTCGGCAACCTGCCGGATGGGTAGGTGTCCGGTAACCATGCCGATGCGCATTTTTCCGCTTACCATTATCATCAGGTAATCTTCGGTTTCGAACTTTGAAGCCAGGTATTCAGTATGACCCGGAAACTCAAAGCCGGCCTGACGGATAGCGTGTTTGTTTATTGGCGCTGTCACAAGCACATTGATAAGGTTGCGTTTCAGATCTTCAACGGCGGCCTCGAGCGACTGGTAAGCCATTTCACCGGATTCAGTGGTGGCAATGCCGAGATCAATCTTGACTTCGTCGTCCCTGAGGTTCACAATATTGGGTTTCTTGGCGCTTGCCTGATCGGCTTTGCGGATGATATTAAAATTAAAATCGCTGATGTTTATTGTTTTACGATGGTAAGAAGAAGCTTTTGAGGTGCCATAAACAATTGGGGTGAATAACTCACACATGCGCTGATCAGCCAGGGACTTCATGATAACTTCATACCCTATTCCGTTAATATCGCCGCTGGTAATGCCAACATTGATTTTGATGTCTTCGTCAGGTAGTTTGTTCATATCGTTTATAATTTGAGCCAAATGGGATGCTTTATGATAATCAAGTGCAAAGATAATTCTATTCCTCTGCCATCCCAATCAAAGTTCAAGTTTGTAAGATGCGGTATTTAACGAACCTGAATCCGGTGCTTTTTTAGTAAGTTTGCTCATTCAATACCATTTGTTATGCAGGATTTTGTAGAACAGTTTGCAAGTAAGGCTCTCAGCGGTTTAAAAGAAAGAGCAAAGGAACTCAAGTGCCTTTATGAAGTTGAAGAACTGATGAAGGACTCAGGCAGGAATGTGAAAGAGATATTCGAAGGCCTTTTAGTAGTTATTCCGTTGGGCTGGCAGTTTACTACCGTATGCGAATGCAGGATTATCTATGATGGAGAGCATTTTACTACCGAAGATTTTAAGGAGACGGAATGGAAACAAACTGCCGAAATTAATATTGACGGGAATATTGCCGGCGAAATACAAGTTTGCTATTCCCAGTTTATCCGGCTTACCGGCGACAGCCAGTTTCTGCCAGAAGAACAAAAATTACTGAATACCATTGCCGAGCGCCTAAGCCGTTACATTTTTACTCAAAAGCTCAGGAAGAGTGTTGAAGTTCTTTCTAAGGCCGACGACCAAACCCAACAACCAGAAGAACTCAAAGTAGTGCTAACTACCGATTCCGACGAACACTGGAAATGGCGTTACCGGATTGCTGAAATCCTGGCTTCTAAAATGGATATGAATCGTTTTGGTGTGAAAGCCATTTACCTCATTGGTTCTGCAAAGAATGCGAACGCCGGACCTGCCAGCGATATTGACCTTATGATACATTTTACCGGCAACGAGAACCAGCTTTGCCAGTTGAAAGCATGGGTTGAAGGCTGGAGTTTTAGCCTTGGATATTACAATCAGCTAAAAACCGGGCACAAAGTGGATCAACTAATTGATCTGCATATCATCACCAACAAAGACATAGCAAAGAAATCAAGCTTCGCAGTGCTCATTAATGGTATAGACGAAAGGGCGCGGCTGCTGCGGGAAGCGTGACTTTTTCACCACAATAGACACAGTAGGACACAATAGTGATAAATTAAAACAAATATGACACAAGCATATCTTAATGCTTTGACAAGAAAGATTATCGGAGCAGCAATTGATGTCCATAAGGAATTAGGCCCCGGATTGCTTGAGAGTATTTATGAGAAGTGTCTGATACATATACTCCAGGAAGAGAAACTCAAAGTGGTATCTCAACAAAAAATCCCCGTCACTTTCAGAGGGATTCAACTTGAGTGTGATCTTCGGTATGATTTGCTTGTAGAAGATATCATAGTTGTTGAGATAAAAGCTGTTGCAAATATTTTACCGATTCATGAGGCACAATTGCTCACTTACCTGAAACTGCTACAAAAACCAAAAGGCATTTTACTGAATTTTAATTGTACCAATATTTCAAAATATGGGCAGCAAACAATGGTTAACGATTTGTTTGCAAAGCTTCCAAAAGGGTATTAGCATCCAAACCAAATGTTTTTATAGAACTCTTAACTCAAATCTTTGAACAGACGAAATTGAAAACTTTAGAAATTCTACTGTGAACTAATGTGCCTATTGTGGTTCAAAACCTAATTACGCGATGATAGCCTACTTCGTCAGCGATTTACATGGGAAATTTGAGAAATATCTCAGCTTGTTTGATCAGATCAGGTTCGGAAAACCGGATGTTGTATTATTTGGTGGCGATATTTTCCCACACCACAGTCTTCGGAAGCATAAGGATTTTGAGCATATCAACGACTTTCTTCACGATTTCCTGATTCCTGAATTCATTAAGCTGCGCAACGAAATGCAGGGTTCGTACCCCAAGGTGTTCCTGATTCTGGGGAACGACGATGCCCGTATCGAAGAGCAGCACATCATTGAGGCCGAAAAACATGGCATCTGGAAATATTTGCACATGAGACAGGAAACGTATGGCGGATATGAATTTTTTGGATATGCCTACGTTCCACCAACTCCTTTTTTGTTGAAGGATTGGGAACGTTATGATGTTTCCCGTTTTGTTGATCCGGGTTGTGTACATCCCACTGAAGGCTATCGCTCAGTAGAACCTGACGAAGACATTGAATATGTGACCATTCAGCAGCACCTGGAGAGATTAACACTGAAAGCTGATTTCGCGAAATCTGTCTTTTTATTTCATTCTCCACCGTACAATACCCTGCTCGACCGTGCTGCCCTCGATGGTGTAACGGTTGAGCATGTGCCGGTAGATGTGCACGTTGGAAGCATTTCCATTCAAAGATTTATTGAGACCCTGCAGCCTCATATTACTTTGCACGGGCATATACATGAATCCACAAGGCTAACGGGTTCGTGGAAGCAACAAATAGGGAAATCATTTGCTTTCAATGCCGCGCATGATGGCCCGGAACTTTCAATTATTAAAATCCCCCTTGAAAATCCGCCGGAAGCCCAGCGTATTCTTGTGTAATTTTTTTAAAGAATAACAAACCAGGTCGAAATCAGTTTATTATTACCTGTTTTATTGCTGGCTTTTGCCTGTGTGCAACAAGCGCCGTAGAACCCTCTGGAAATCATAATAAACAATAAAGTATCAACTGCCATGAAGAATGTGATTATTTTCGATGATGCTTTTTATATACCGCAGCTCGACCGGGAAAGAAAGATCTGGGTTTATCTGCCACCCGGATATGAAAGCAGCAACCGGCATTATCCTGTGCTTTACATGCACGATGGGCAAAACCTTTTTGATAATACAACATCATATGTAGGCGAATGGGGCATTGATGAAATCATGAACAAGATGATTGAAGACGGGTTCCCGGGCATTATTATCGTTGGTATTGAACACGGTTCGGAAGAAAGACTCAATGAATATTCACCCTGGAAACATCAAAAAATGGGTGGCGGTTTGGGCGATAAGCATATTGCTTTTTTAGTGGAAACACTCAAACCCGCGATTGACAAAAACTTCAGAACCCTCCCCGATCGTGAAAACACAGGAATTGGCGGCAGCTCTATGGGCGGGTTAATCAGTTGTTATGCAATGCTGAAGCATCCTGAAATATTCAGTCGCGGGATTATATTTTCACCAGCATTCTGGTTTTCTGAAGAAAGTTATAAGTATGCAGAAAATATTGAAATCAACAATGAACTCCGGATGTATTTTCTTGCAGGTGGAAAAGAATACGGCGATTTGAATGTGATTGAAGCCACAAAGAAAATGATTGATATTCTTCGCGCTAAAGGTCTTTCTGAAAATCAATATCACTTCAAGACTGACCCTAAAGGCAAGCACACCGAAGCATTCTGGAGCAAGTATTTCGCGGAGGCAGTCCGGTTTCTGTTTGTTGGTTAGCAGGACGAAAATACGGGATTATAATCAGGCAGTCTCTACGATATAATACCATTTCGCATCATTCACGCTGCGCGATGGTTCATTCTTAAGCCTGATCTTTCTTCTCTTGGCCATTTTCTGGCTGTTCCATTGGTCAACAACGTTGATCCCAGCTGCATCGTGGCTTTCATAAAGGGATGCATGTCGCTGCATAAGTGGATATTTGCCATTTTCATCAAATGTTGCAATAACCGTCCCAGGGGAGATTTCTCCGGGAAGGCAACTCAATACTTTCTTACCCTGCATCCAGGTGGAAGTATGAGGTGCGCCTGCTGTTTTCTGTACCAAAGCAACACATTCATGGTTGCCTTTTTCATTGGCGTAGGCTGCGCTGCCATCCAGGCTTTGCAGATTCATTGTTGTGGTATAGGTTCTGGCCATGATTAACACTTTTTTTACGAACTGTTAGATTTATTTTTCAATTATCAGATTAACAACAATATCGGTTCTGTTAAAATATTCCGGAAGCTATAATTTACCAGGCAAAGGTGGTTAGATGTGCTGCTGAAAAAACCTTGAAAAGGGAGTTGAAATACTCACATTGCTGCCAATCGCTTCCGGGATTTGTGCAGTCCAGCCCGTAAACCGAAGTGTGAGTGAGGAGCTCCACAGGTACAATATAAGTTGAAATTGCCATGAATGTTTTTTCGTCAGTCATTAGCAATGTAAGATAAATGCCAACGGCATACATATTCCCGAGAGCATCGTAAACCGGTTCGTTGCCATTTGATGAAAGCCAGGCAATTTTCCTGTCATCATCAAATTCGAGCCAATAAGAATATTCTTCATCCATTTCAAAACCGCTGATCTGGAATGCTGCTGCCAAATGATAGTTTACATATTCCTGCACCTCAACCATCACGTCCTCAAAATCAGTGGTTGAAAAGTCGTCCTTTACACCGGCGTAAGACAGACCGATGTAGTCGTTACCCGGAAAGCTTACATTAAATGATTCATTGATGGCATCGTAGTATAACAACTGGCCTTCAGGAACTGCCAGCACAACACCATTGTTGATATCCTCGTATATGTCGAAACGCATGCTTTCATAATCGAGGGTCACATTAAATTCTTCCATTTCAGTAGCAAACTTCAGCATGTTTTCCGCATCATCCGATGATTCTACCATCTCATTGATTGAGCGGTTCTTGGTAAGGTAAAATTCAAAACCATTTGTTTCAATCGGTTCTGGGATATCCGAATGTGCAAGTTCTTTTTCTACCGAAGCCATATCATCCACCGAAGCATCAATGGTTGCCTTTGCAGAAAAGAGTTGCGCAAGTTGCTCAAAATTAGGAGGCAGTTCTCTGACGGCTGAGGCTTCAAGCTCGGTAAGGTATTTGGCAGGGATAATCCAGCTGACATTGCTTGCACCTTTTTCAAGTCCGCCGTCGCCTACACCAATAAGCCTGCCGCTCGGATCAAATACCGGTGAGCCAGAATATCCAGGCAACAAACTGCCTTCAAGGTACAGGATGTTGAGATCGAGCGTTGGAAATCCAATCCTTGCCAACGCGGTTTTATCCTTCTGGGGGATCAGATTAGCCAGGGTTTCCGGATCAACAAAACCTTTTTTCAGCGTTCGGGATGAACTACCTTGTGCACCGCTATTGTAACCAATTGCATAAATCTCGGTTCCGAACTTTATGGGTTGTTCAGAAAATGAGGTA
Encoded proteins:
- a CDS encoding bifunctional UDP-N-acetylmuramoyl-tripeptide:D-alanyl-D-alanine ligase/alanine racemase, which gives rise to MSAYVYTARKIAEITHGKLFPGNDVDAAIHHLLIDSRKPVSIQADVFFAIVTQRNDGHKYIPELIEKGIRNFVISSEPKPEWLQSNASFVLVNDTLDALQALAAHRRGLFNIPVIGITGSNGKTIVKEWLWQLMGNDRHVVRNPKSYNSQIGVPLSVWQMDEGHELGVFEAGISLPGEMEKLEKIIQPTLGIFTNLGPAHDENFESGLQKASEKLELFRNCNELICCADQKQIIEAYDSLQWSRKPRLITWSRQNIANLQILSCEKQESGTHIKAVYNNSEIAINVPFTDEASVENAIHCWLTLLHFGFAIEIIAERMLQLHPVAMRLTLKEGINNCSLVDDSYSSDLSSLGIALDFLQQQNQHRRKTVILSDMLQSGRNEADLYAEIAQLINNKNPNRFIGVGPAMMRQQDKFKGNAAFFASTKTLSEALPALDFRDESMLIKGARVFGFERIIQALQQKTHETVLEVNLDALLHNLNFYRSKLRPGVKTIAMVKAFSYGSGSFEIANVLQFHRADYLAVANADEGVELRKAGIRLPIMVMNPEEQGYEWIFKFNLEPEIYNLRTLSLLEQANERFGKPLDAHLKIHIKLDTGMHRLGFDEGDISQLISRLKDSKFEVASVFSHLAASDDPNHDGFTYQQIEAFERMCSELQTGLGYGFLKHILNTAGIARFPQAQHDMVRLGIGLYGISNLSDEQPFLEHVSTLKSIISQIRFISAGSTIGYNREFKAVKDMQIAIVPVGYADGLSRSLSNGKYSLLVHGKPAPITGNISMDMCMIDITDIPAHEGDEVIIFSPSHPITALAKAMQTIPYEVLTGISRRVKRVYFQE
- the pdxA gene encoding 4-hydroxythreonine-4-phosphate dehydrogenase PdxA, with protein sequence MNKLPDEDIKINVGITSGDINGIGYEVIMKSLADQRMCELFTPIVYGTSKASSYHRKTINISDFNFNIIRKADQASAKKPNIVNLRDDEVKIDLGIATTESGEMAYQSLEAAVEDLKRNLINVLVTAPINKHAIRQAGFEFPGHTEYLASKFETEDYLMIMVSGKMRIGMVTGHLPIRQVAEALSKELILKKIRTLHDSLIRDFNIGKPKIAVLGLNPHAGENGMIGEEEVNMITPVVQELFNDGMLVYGPFPADGFFGSFKFREFDGILAMYHDQGMLPFKTLSFESGVNFTAGLPIVRTSPAHGTAYEIAGKDMASPDSFREALYLACDIFRNRVLYEELTSNPLVNHRDDRNDAAES
- a CDS encoding nucleotidyltransferase domain-containing protein, which translates into the protein MQDFVEQFASKALSGLKERAKELKCLYEVEELMKDSGRNVKEIFEGLLVVIPLGWQFTTVCECRIIYDGEHFTTEDFKETEWKQTAEINIDGNIAGEIQVCYSQFIRLTGDSQFLPEEQKLLNTIAERLSRYIFTQKLRKSVEVLSKADDQTQQPEELKVVLTTDSDEHWKWRYRIAEILASKMDMNRFGVKAIYLIGSAKNANAGPASDIDLMIHFTGNENQLCQLKAWVEGWSFSLGYYNQLKTGHKVDQLIDLHIITNKDIAKKSSFAVLINGIDERARLLREA
- a CDS encoding GxxExxY protein; its protein translation is MTQAYLNALTRKIIGAAIDVHKELGPGLLESIYEKCLIHILQEEKLKVVSQQKIPVTFRGIQLECDLRYDLLVEDIIVVEIKAVANILPIHEAQLLTYLKLLQKPKGILLNFNCTNISKYGQQTMVNDLFAKLPKGY
- a CDS encoding metallophosphoesterase, encoding MIAYFVSDLHGKFEKYLSLFDQIRFGKPDVVLFGGDIFPHHSLRKHKDFEHINDFLHDFLIPEFIKLRNEMQGSYPKVFLILGNDDARIEEQHIIEAEKHGIWKYLHMRQETYGGYEFFGYAYVPPTPFLLKDWERYDVSRFVDPGCVHPTEGYRSVEPDEDIEYVTIQQHLERLTLKADFAKSVFLFHSPPYNTLLDRAALDGVTVEHVPVDVHVGSISIQRFIETLQPHITLHGHIHESTRLTGSWKQQIGKSFAFNAAHDGPELSIIKIPLENPPEAQRILV
- a CDS encoding alpha/beta hydrolase is translated as MKNVIIFDDAFYIPQLDRERKIWVYLPPGYESSNRHYPVLYMHDGQNLFDNTTSYVGEWGIDEIMNKMIEDGFPGIIIVGIEHGSEERLNEYSPWKHQKMGGGLGDKHIAFLVETLKPAIDKNFRTLPDRENTGIGGSSMGGLISCYAMLKHPEIFSRGIIFSPAFWFSEESYKYAENIEINNELRMYFLAGGKEYGDLNVIEATKKMIDILRAKGLSENQYHFKTDPKGKHTEAFWSKYFAEAVRFLFVG
- a CDS encoding BPSL0067 family protein, whose translation is MARTYTTTMNLQSLDGSAAYANEKGNHECVALVQKTAGAPHTSTWMQGKKVLSCLPGEISPGTVIATFDENGKYPLMQRHASLYESHDAAGINVVDQWNSQKMAKRRKIRLKNEPSRSVNDAKWYYIVETA
- a CDS encoding trypsin-like peptidase domain-containing protein; this encodes MIRKIVLLSFLFALVLSARGQFDPAKVKNSVVRVVVTVNARESNVLTGFVWKSPNEVVTSLHGMSRSGNIKVLYLNNAWRDARIKKVLQKADLVLLELLPGQAPVPSGVVPITSFSEQPIKFGTEIYAIGYNSGAQGSSSRTLKKGFVDPETLANLIPQKDKTALARIGFPTLDLNILYLEGSLLPGYSGSPVFDPSGRLIGVGDGGLEKGASNVSWIIPAKYLTELEASAVRELPPNFEQLAQLFSAKATIDASVDDMASVEKELAHSDIPEPIETNGFEFYLTKNRSINEMVESSDDAENMLKFATEMEEFNVTLDYESMRFDIYEDINNGVVLAVPEGQLLYYDAINESFNVSFPGNDYIGLSYAGVKDDFSTTDFEDVMVEVQEYVNYHLAAAFQISGFEMDEEYSYWLEFDDDRKIAWLSSNGNEPVYDALGNMYAVGIYLTLLMTDEKTFMAISTYIVPVELLTHTSVYGLDCTNPGSDWQQCEYFNSLFKVFSAAHLTTFAW